The DNA region CCAAATTTTTAGGAGTGACAAATGAACAAACTGAACTTTTCTGGAGTAAGGAGGTAACGATTATCAcagttagtattattattgtagtttttttgaatgtgctcaaaaagtacttctcTACACGTTAAAATCTtctgaacattttttttcaaataactaTTATAAATAAACACGctgttagaaaagccactattttgaatgttttgtgtttcttatgtcgTAACacgtcttagtattttatctctTTTAATGGCcaagcttttatttgtttttaaatattggtttgtactgtagcatttTAAGAGAAGCAAAAGTgcataacaaataaaatctattagtattattttttctGGCAGGCATTGTGTCCTATTCTGTTCAgcggtctttgaacgcaccgtaaaaacacacCCGTCTGGTGTTCTTCTAGAAGGCACAGCTTTCGGTTCAACGTgcgcaattgaatatcttagttgctcagagagtaatgtgtttgtatacatttagattggggtatgccgTTCCTTatcggggaaagacgttaatgtctcttgttttcatgttagcatttaggctaGCGAGCTGGTGCTAGTCagaccgtgagtttatcaaagtgcatttatcaattaaaatgttttgatcattttaatgtaAAACGATAATACCAACCCTTGGGAGTTttttcacggttatcattattactgtTAATCGTTACATCTCTATTCTGCAGCAAGATGATTAAATCATTGAGTTAAGTTTGTCATTTTCTGAATCGTTCTTTTGTAATGGCATTTTATTTTAGTAAAATGTTTCCACATATTAGTAGTATTTGGGCTGCTACTTGCCAATAATACCTTCACAAAATcttaacaattaaaaataaattcttgagaatatttttttttctaatacaaatgacaatatttaatgtgaacaGATATcgtattgctatttttatgtcaaAGTATGTACTCAATGTCTAGTAATTTACCTATAGTTccgtatttttttaaaacaaataccaaatacatgcatacttgccaaccctcccggattttccgggagactcccgaaattctgcgcctctcccgaaaacctcccgggacaaatttcctcccgaaaatctcccgaaatttaggcggaccttagtgacgtgtcgacagcctgttttcatgtctgctttcccacaatataaacagcgtgcctgcccaatcacgttataactgtagaacgatcgagggtgagttcttggtttcttatgtgggtttattgttaggcagtttcattaacgtcctcccagcgcggcaacaacacacaacaacagtcacgttttttccgtctaccgtaaagcaattcgtctgccgtaaacagcaatgttgtgacactcttaaacagggcaatactgccatctactgtacatgcatatgtgacaataacatctacggcttttagagagtgcagtgcacaactgcgcacacaacaaggaaacgaagcagaatgcatcatcagagagggtgttcagcatggttagaaaaatagtgacagagaatagaacaaggatggacaattcaaaccttaactcaacaatgagtagatgagtgttatgtgtgtgtatatgtgtaaataaatgaacactgaaattcaagtatttctcttatttatatatatatatatatatatatatatatatatatatatatatatatatatatatatatatatatatatatatatatatatatatatatatatagaattcactgaaagtcaagtatttcttatatatatatatgaaatacttgacttggtgaattctagctgtaaatatactcctcccctcttaaccacgcctccgccccaccaccgaccacgcctcccccgcccacctcccgaaatcggaggtctcaaggttggcaagtatgaatacatGTTAATATTTGGCGGCACGTTTATGCAGAGGTTAGTGCTCGTGCCTCACAGCGAGGAGGTCCTGTGTTCGATTTccaggcttgggatctttctgtgtagagttccTACTACCTCCAAAAACATTGCTTAAAAGGTCCCTTTCTGTAATGTATTGGTTAAATTTGttctatataaaatataacataataataatttataacatgctaataacataacaacaacaaaatgctaataacttaaaaactataatagtaaaaagaaaaaaggtttgcagcacaaaccaccACAAATGATCGGGACAAGTTTGGGGTGGTTTTGACATGGCTggtgggctggttatgaataataacacgttaatgccataaaaaacataaaacgttaataacctaAAAAACGTAACGGCACAAACAAACATTTTCGCAGCACAAACCAGCAAAAACCAAGCACAAACAAAtaagacaagtttggggagattttaacAAAGTTGAAgactttttataaataaataaatacacattgataacataaaaacataaaacttaAGAACTATATTAGTTGGACCAAAaaagtttgcagcacaaacatagcaAAAACGAATGAGGCTATTTTGGCTTAATTTGGAGAATGCAGGGACAGGCTGACTATAAAATAATCTTTAATAACTCAGAAACGAAAACAGGAGGGACAACCATTTCAACGGCTCAAACCAGCAAATAACGACTGAAACTATTTCAGCTGAGTTTTGCGAGGGCTGCGGATCCAATTTCACGCAGATAGGTCTACTAATCCAGTGTATCTTAACCATTGGGCCGGAGCCCATTTTACTCGAGAGGGCCGCCAGAAAGTATATGTTTCTATTTTAGTTTAGTATTTAAATGTAATGCACTTTACCAGCACTTGTGGCAGTACCGACCAAATCAAACGAACAGAAGTCTGGGGCTGAAGTCACAGAGAAgttttttaagtgcaaaaattataactaaaggggtgaagctgtattttcctttgcactttaattttattgacggtGTATTtaggaaacatatttattattgttattattatttattcggaTAGAatgtaccgtttttttcggacaataagtcgcagattttttcatagtttggccgggggtgcgacttatacaaaggagcgacttatgtgtgaaattattaacacattaccgtaaaatatcaaataatattatttagctcattcacgtaagagactagatgtataagatttcatcagatttagcgattaggagtgacagattgtttggtaaacgtatagcatgttctatatgttatagttatttgaatttaatgactcttaccataatatgttacgttaacataccaggcacattctcagttggttatttatacctcatataacgtacacttattcagcctgttgttcacgattctttatttattttaaattgcctttcaaatgtctattcttggtgttgggttttatcaaataaatttcccccaaaaatacgacttatactccagtgcgacttatatatgtttttttccaactttattatgcattttcggcaggtgcgacttatactccggtgcgacttatactccgaaaaatacggtatgtattttaGCGCTGCTTAATTTtatgtgttttaatttttttatcagtttatcAGTCCCTTCTTCTGAAGTATATTTGAGTAGTATTTATATTTGCattcagcctgacctaaaccttcatagtaatctttgtgattaacacatggtttcatttaATTTAGATTCAATTCTTGAAaaggattaaaatcaagagtaatattattaattctgtgttaatatttgagtagtgGAAAAATCGGGCCTTGAGGTCAAAAAGCCCGAGATCCGCTGTGCTAATCAATGTATGcttgtatatatacttgtataccCTCTATTTGGAATAAACTACCATTAGCTTTGTAATACACAACTgcattatattattttaaaaacatttgaagGATGGGATGGTCTATGGgtattttatattaataaatgtaaaataaatatttaaaaaaaaacaattaaaggcTGGGTTGGTCTCTGGGTATTttaaatacatacaaatgtatgtgTTGTGTGAAATAAatcaatacataaatattaataacaatagttAATGCTGCAAATGAGggcttttgaaaatgcatcttACCACTTGCTGTAGTTGCTGTAGTTGCTGCAGTTGCCGCAGCTGCTGTAGTTGCAGAAGTTGCTGCAGGTGCTGCAATTGCTGCAGAGGTTGCAGTGGCAGCAGCGGTTGCAGCGGTAGCAGCGGTAGCAGTGGACGCAGTGGACGCAGTGGCAGCAGTGGACACAGTGGTAGCAGTAGTACCAGTGGACACAGTAGTAGCAGGGGTAGCAGTGGAAGCAGTGGAGGCAGTGGACACAGTGGTAGCAGGGGTAGCAGTGGACACAGTGGTAGCAGTGGTACCAGTGGACACAGAAGTAGCAGGGGTAGCAGTGGAAGCAGTGGAGGCAGTGGACACAGTGGTAGCAGGGGTAGCAGTGGACACAGTAGTAGCAGGGGTAGCAGTGGAAGCAGTGGTAGCAGTGGTAGCAGTGGAAGCAGTGGTAGCAGTGGAAGCAGTGGTAGCAGTGGACACAGTAGTAGCAGGGGTAGCAGTGGTAGCAGTGGAAGCAGTGGTAGCAGTGGACACAGTAGTAGCAGGGGTAGCAGTGGAAGCAGTGGTAGCAGTGGAAGCAGTGGAAGCAGTGGACACAGTAGTAGCAGGGGTAGCAGTGGACACAGTGGTAGCAGTGGACACAGTGGTAGCAGTGGACACAGTAGTAGCAGGGGTAGCAGTGGACACAGTGGTAGCAGTGGACACAGTAGTAGCAGGGGTAGCAGTGGACACAGTGGTAGCAGTGGACACAGTAGTAGCAGTGGAAGCAGTGGTTGCAGTGGTGGCAGTGGTTGCAGTGGTTGCAGTGGAAGCAGTTGTAGCAGTGGTTGCAGTGGTGGTGTTCACCCTGGGAACTGGAGTGGTGACCACAAGACTTACAGGTCCTGAATTGACGGTGACGGTCCTGGTTATCGCGTTGGGCACCTCTCTCTCTACCTGGGACTCTCCGCACCCTGCAGGGCACTTCTGAGAGGGGAGGAAGGTGACACACAGCTGGACAACACAGCGGACGTACATCTGTGTGACAGGGGAAACCGGTACGGGTCAGTAGAGTAACAAACTTCTTCTTAATGCTATGTTGTTTCAGCAAAACCTTATGACCATATAGAACTATGTTGTGGAAAAAAACCTGTCTATCTCCCTTATAGTCAGCAGGCTACTTTCTGGTTCGTGGAGGATgacaaacaaacaagggtgccttTGATGCCGCAGGGATAGGTAATAACTATATAAGtaatattttacgacttagaatgtattaaaaaagaaaagaaaaatgtgttcatgtcttacattTAAAATAAGGTAAGGTTTAATAGAGGTGGATTTGAAGAAATACGTAATTAGGTCAATAACCTATATTGCTCAATTGTATCTTGTTCTATCCCCGTATGCTGTAAAAATAATCAGTAAGAAAAAGTCAAGCTAATACAGACCGTTGATCCCTGTGTGTTCAGGGTGGGCAAATCAATGCGATAGATGGTAACATTGCTCAGGTCTGTAATGATCTCCACTGTTGTGTTGGAAGCTGCACATCTGTAAAGGTACATGTATAGGAAATGTTTCACACAGATACACACAAGTTGTACAGTACGTGAATTAATTTCGTGTTACTGACCCTTCCTGCAAAATGACGCTGGATGCAGCAAAGTCTGCTGTCTCGGACGTCAGGCAGCTTTTGATGATCATTTGAACTCGATCCACAGTCGTGTTGGCGAACAAATGGAGGTCCAGTTTGTCAATCGTGGACCCCTCTTCGCTGTCGCCTGAACCAATTACTTCGCTGTCGCCTGAACCACGTACTTCGCTGTCGCCTGAACCACGTACTTCGCCGACGCCTGAACCACGTACTTCGGCGTTGCCTGAACCACGTACTTCGCCGTTGCCTGAACCACGTACTTCGTCGTTGCCTGAACCACGTACTTCGCCGTTGCCTGAACCACGTACTTCGCCGTTGCCTGAACCGCCTTGATACCTTAGTGCCGATTTCGACCGCAAAAGTGGTACGGACTGGATCTGCGCTGTCCCTGTGAACCTTGACAGGGGCCCCTCTCCTGGGAAGTGGAACTCCAGCCGAATGTCAACGTCATCAAAGGACTCAACGGGAACGGTGACGTTGAAGACTGGACCACTGGCTTTGACTGACGGGATGCGGCAGGCCAGCGGGAGGATGAGGGAAGGGTGGCGGCTGATCATGGTAAAGGAACGCACACTTTTCAAGGTGTTGGTGTAAACCA from Nerophis lumbriciformis linkage group LG15, RoL_Nlum_v2.1, whole genome shotgun sequence includes:
- the LOC133615948 gene encoding uncharacterized protein isoform X1 produces the protein MVYRLTLTIVLQTLALLFIVPACEASSLGLTVHVEPMQSDGGQSVRAYFTAIASNPCPPLTGVCTEGVNCTLYKAYEPFSGSKPGSGWCVRQWQQVVPSKYNGTLTLNSTTSFYVSMDAGPHVRANSGKLNYPPYVALPPPLRAHANCPHHIPLSVRDLDGDKVRCRFAMEEQGECVNCSWHSFIELQQDACTLTFTGNAPAGHYSIYLMAEDHIPTPKICQTGTSQPLSSVPVHLSLTVEAASSSCTDEAVATGKTPKEHYTFPVLPFEEVKFGADFMSKKESVSEIAVVGQPGLFKYDFASAGAESHVSMSWVRSENELTHVLPVCFVANTMSLQSEPRCVWLYQRETKTLPTGTELRCNKTEMTLVLPLASLSNINLAELQLNSASCPVSYNDTHLTARISLNGCGTKTVQAGTELVYTNTLKSVRSFTMISRHPSLILPLACRIPSVKASGPVFNVTVPVESFDDVDIRLEFHFPGEGPLSRFTGTAQIQSVPLLRSKSALRYQGGSGNGEVRGSGNGEVRGSGNDEVRGSGNGEVRGSGNAEVRGSGVGEVRGSGDSEVRGSGDSEVIGSGDSEEGSTIDKLDLHLFANTTVDRVQMIIKSCLTSETADFAASSVILQEGCAASNTTVEIITDLSNVTIYRIDLPTLNTQGSTMYVRCVVQLCVTFLPSQKCPAGCGESQVEREVPNAITRTVTVNSGPVSLVVTTPVPRVNTTTATTATTASTATTATTATTATTASTATTVSTATTVSTATPATTVSTATTVSTATPATTVSTATTVSTATTVSTATPATTVSTASTASTATTASTATPATTVSTATTASTATTATPATTVSTATTASTATTASTATTATTASTATPATTVSTATPATTVSTASTASTATPATSVSTGTTATTVSTATPATTVSTASTASTATPATTVSTGTTATTVSTAATASTASTATAATAATAAATATSAAIAAPAATSATTAAAATAATTATTASAAPKQASSMALALILTTTGIFLQHIFIR
- the LOC133615948 gene encoding uncharacterized protein isoform X2; the encoded protein is MVYRLTLTIVLQTLALLFIVPACEASSLGLTVHVEPMQSDGGQSVRAYFTAIASNPCPPLTGVCTEGVNCTLYKAYEPFSGSKPGSGWCVRQWQQVVPSKYNGTLTLNSTTSFYVSMDAGPHVRANSGKLNYPPYVALPPPLRAHANCPHHIPLSVRDLDGDKVRCRFAMEEQGECVNCSWHSFIELQQDACTLTFTGNAPAGHYSIYLMAEDHIPTPKICQTGTSQPLSSVPVHLSLTVEAASSSCTDEAVATGKTPKEHYTFPVLPFEEVKFGADFMSKKESVSEIAVVGQPGLFKYDFASAGAESHVSMSWVRSENELTHVLPVCFVANTMSLQSEPRCVWLYQRETKTLPTGTELRCNKTEMTLVLPLASLSNINLAELQLNSASCPVSYNDTHLTARISLNGCGTKTVQAGTELVYTNTLKSVRSFTMISRHPSLILPLACRIPSVKASGPVFNVTVPVESFDDVDIRLEFHFPGEGPLSRFTGTAQIQSVPLLRSKSALRYQGGSGNGEVRGSGNGEVRGSGNDEVRGSGNGEVRGSGNAEVRGSGVGEVRGSGDSEVRGSGDSEVIGSGDSEEGSTIDKLDLHLFANTTVDRVQMIIKSCLTSETADFAASSVILQEGCAASNTTVEIITDLSNVTIYRIDLPTLNTQGSTMYVRCVVQLCVTFLPSQKCPAGCGESQVEREVPNAITRTVTVNSGPVSLVVTTPVPRVNTTTATTATTASTATTATTATTATTASTATTVSTATTVSTATPATTVSTATTVSTATPATTVSTATTVSTATTVSTATPATTVSTASTASTATTASTATPATTVSTATTASTATTATPATTVSTATTASTATTASTATTATTASTATPATTVSTATPATTVSTASTASTATPATSVSTGTTATTVSTATPATTVSTASTASTATPATTVSTGTTATTVSTAATASTASTATAATAATAAATATSAAIAAPAATSATTAAAATAATTATTASAPKQASSMALALILTTTGIFLQHIFIR